In one window of Terriglobia bacterium DNA:
- a CDS encoding YceI family protein, whose product MNRFRTNLCLVWVIPALWLIMPVGVKMQAAQPAASQQRVAYQLDPSRSRFEVRTSSGGVFRAFGHDHTIAVKDFSGTAEISPAALDQSSLKLKVKASSLSLSDPEVNDKDRKEIEGTMRSQVLEVDRYPEILFTGTHVTARKISENEYEAKIEGDLQLHGVTRHEVIPAHLVIHENELRAKGEFILKQSDYAIKPVSAGGGTVKVKNEVKFSFEIIGVHRP is encoded by the coding sequence ATGAATAGATTCAGGACGAACCTATGTTTGGTCTGGGTGATCCCTGCCTTGTGGCTGATTATGCCGGTTGGCGTGAAAATGCAGGCCGCACAGCCCGCGGCATCTCAACAGAGGGTTGCATATCAATTGGACCCCTCCCGCAGCCGCTTCGAGGTGCGGACCTCCTCGGGCGGGGTGTTCCGGGCCTTCGGACATGACCACACCATCGCGGTCAAGGACTTCAGCGGGACTGCTGAGATTTCGCCGGCTGCCCTGGATCAGAGCTCTTTGAAGTTGAAAGTCAAAGCAAGCTCGCTTTCCCTCAGTGATCCTGAGGTCAATGATAAAGACCGGAAGGAGATCGAGGGCACGATGCGATCTCAGGTTCTCGAAGTGGATCGGTATCCGGAGATCCTATTTACAGGCACCCATGTCACTGCCCGTAAAATCTCAGAGAACGAGTACGAGGCGAAGATCGAGGGAGATTTGCAATTACATGGCGTGACCCGGCATGAGGTCATCCCCGCGCACCTCGTCATTCACGAAAATGAACTGCGCGCAAAGGGCGAGTTCATCCTCAAACAATCCGACTATGCGATTAAGCCGGTGTCCGCGGGTGGGGGCACTGTCAAAGTGAAGAACGAAGTAAAGTTCTCGTTTGAGATTATCGGTGTCCATCGCCCCTAG